The Neomonachus schauinslandi chromosome 4, ASM220157v2, whole genome shotgun sequence genome includes a region encoding these proteins:
- the LOC110580295 gene encoding small nuclear ribonucleoprotein G-like: MDKKLSLKLNGGRHVQGILRGFDPFMNLVTDECVETATSGQESIGMVVIRGNSIIMLEALE; encoded by the coding sequence ATGGACAAGAAATTGTCATTGAAATTAAATGGTGGCAGACATGTCCAAGGAATATTGCGGGGGTTTGATCCGTTTATGAATCTTGTGACAGATGAATGTGTGGAGACGGCAACTAGTGGGCAAGAGAGTATTGGAATGGTGGTAATACGAGGAAATAGTATCATCATGTTAGAAGCCTTGGAGTGA